One stretch of Bacteroidota bacterium DNA includes these proteins:
- a CDS encoding PDZ domain-containing protein → MPKPETHLFNVEIRVDHHKGKMIEFHMPAWRTGRYVLLDFSGGVQGFSVRDENDKTLAFKKTDKDTWRIESSDVKSIIVRYKVYANEFNMRTRELNSEHGFVDPLSVFMYVEELKNKPLELKVIPYNNWKVTTGLDEVPGKPFTFSAPSFEYLGDCPLEIGNQKDFEFFVDGKKHIISMYGDGNWHIDTLITDFTKIIIANKELWGELPYHKFVFLIHCQPNAGGGTEHINSTVMGVRPFVFANPVSYKGFLGLVSHEYFHTWNVKQLRPKAIAPYDFSKENYTEELWVSEGTTSYYDDLILLRSKFSDAKSYLDNINQMVNNERTRFGNSVQPLAEASFDAWIKFWRSKQNAYNAESDYYGKGSQVSLLLDLEIRQRSKNKHSMDNVLRTMFERYPLTKGFTNSDLQKVCEEFGGSSFKEFFQNYIYGTVPLPWEQSLAYAGLDVSQKDSTKKIGLGMTTQDVGEKTRISNVTPNSPAEKSGLEINDEIVALNGFRIRTADLNDRIGSMNVGTEIVLTVFRNDKLKEITLNLEYFGIPNYIVKKTSKPTELQKTIYEDWLKESWENKK, encoded by the coding sequence ATGCCGAAGCCTGAAACTCATCTCTTTAACGTTGAGATCCGTGTTGATCACCACAAAGGAAAAATGATTGAATTCCATATGCCCGCGTGGCGGACCGGACGATACGTACTGCTTGATTTTTCCGGCGGTGTACAAGGATTCTCCGTGCGAGATGAAAATGATAAAACGCTGGCATTCAAAAAAACAGATAAAGATACCTGGCGCATTGAATCTTCTGATGTAAAATCGATCATCGTCCGATACAAAGTGTACGCTAACGAATTCAACATGCGGACCCGTGAATTAAACAGCGAACATGGTTTCGTTGATCCGTTATCGGTATTCATGTATGTTGAAGAATTGAAAAATAAACCGTTGGAATTGAAAGTCATTCCCTATAACAATTGGAAGGTTACCACCGGTTTAGATGAAGTGCCCGGAAAACCTTTTACCTTCTCCGCACCGTCCTTTGAATATTTAGGAGACTGCCCTCTTGAAATCGGCAATCAAAAAGATTTTGAATTCTTTGTCGATGGAAAGAAACATATCATCAGCATGTATGGCGATGGAAATTGGCATATTGATACACTCATCACCGATTTCACTAAAATTATCATTGCCAATAAAGAGTTATGGGGAGAACTCCCGTATCATAAATTTGTTTTCCTTATTCATTGCCAGCCAAACGCCGGCGGTGGAACGGAACACATCAATTCCACAGTGATGGGAGTCCGGCCATTCGTTTTTGCCAACCCCGTTTCATATAAAGGATTTCTCGGATTGGTGTCGCATGAATATTTCCATACATGGAATGTGAAACAACTTCGTCCCAAAGCGATTGCGCCATACGACTTCTCAAAAGAAAATTACACTGAGGAACTCTGGGTGAGCGAAGGGACAACGTCCTATTACGATGATCTTATTCTGCTCAGATCAAAATTTTCAGATGCAAAATCATATCTTGATAACATTAACCAAATGGTGAACAACGAACGAACGCGGTTTGGCAACTCCGTTCAACCATTGGCAGAGGCAAGTTTTGACGCCTGGATTAAATTCTGGCGTTCTAAACAAAATGCCTATAATGCTGAAAGTGATTATTACGGAAAAGGATCACAGGTAAGTCTCCTTTTGGACTTGGAAATTCGTCAAAGATCTAAAAACAAACACTCTATGGATAACGTTTTGCGAACAATGTTCGAACGTTATCCTTTGACAAAAGGGTTTACAAACTCGGATCTTCAAAAAGTCTGTGAGGAGTTTGGTGGAAGTAGTTTCAAGGAATTTTTTCAAAATTATATTTATGGTACTGTGCCGCTTCCATGGGAACAATCACTAGCATACGCCGGATTAGATGTTTCTCAAAAAGATTCAACAAAAAAAATTGGACTTGGGATGACGACTCAAGATGTCGGTGAAAAAACACGAATATCGAATGTTACGCCAAATTCCCCCGCTGAAAAATCCGGACTGGAAATTAACGACGAGATTGTTGCACTCAATGGGTTCCGTATCCGCACCGCAGATCTTAATGACAGAATTGGATCAATGAACGTCGGCACCGAGATTGTTTTGACGGTATTTCGAAATGATAAGCTGAAAGAAATAACGTTGAACCTGGAGTACTTCGGAATCCCAAATTACATCGTTAAGAAAACTTCAAAACCGACGGAATTACAGAAGACGATCTACGAAGATTGGCTAAAAGAGTCGTGGGAAAATAAAAAATGA
- the tatC gene encoding twin-arginine translocase subunit TatC: MPNDQPKPDEREMGFLDHLEELRWRILVAVVSVLVVSIIAAFFADALVKQMLLGPLLAVGLKPQVLTPYGIMLTYMQVVIVVGIIGAMPIILYQLWKFVAPGLLPNERKYAFRIVFFTSLCFLSGIAFAYFILVPAALKFFSTFGTDVFELNIAINEYISFMLSLILGSGLVFELPMITFFLTKLGLLTPKFMRAYRRHAIVAILIISAIVTPTPDILTQSLLAAPMILLYEISIFISKFAQRKPEQETV; this comes from the coding sequence ATGCCAAACGATCAGCCAAAACCGGACGAACGGGAAATGGGATTCCTTGACCATCTGGAAGAATTACGATGGAGAATTCTCGTAGCCGTTGTTTCCGTGTTGGTTGTTTCGATTATTGCAGCATTTTTTGCCGACGCGTTGGTAAAACAGATGCTGCTTGGCCCCCTTCTCGCAGTCGGATTAAAACCTCAAGTCCTTACACCGTACGGCATCATGCTTACCTATATGCAGGTAGTGATTGTGGTGGGAATCATTGGCGCGATGCCGATCATTCTCTATCAGTTATGGAAATTTGTGGCTCCCGGTTTACTGCCGAATGAGCGAAAATATGCATTCAGGATCGTCTTCTTCACCTCACTTTGTTTTTTATCTGGAATTGCCTTTGCATATTTTATCCTTGTCCCGGCAGCGTTAAAATTTTTTTCCACCTTCGGCACTGATGTATTTGAATTGAATATTGCAATCAATGAATACATCAGTTTTATGTTAAGTTTAATTCTCGGATCAGGATTGGTCTTTGAATTACCAATGATAACCTTTTTCCTGACAAAACTCGGCCTTCTTACTCCGAAATTTATGCGGGCATATCGCAGGCATGCAATTGTAGCCATCTTAATCATTTCGGCAATTGTTACACCAACACCGGACATTCTTACGCAAAGTTTACTGGCGGCACCGATGATTTTGTTATACGAGATCAGCATCTTTATATCCAAATTCGCTCAGAGAAAACCTGAGCAGGAAACAGTTTAA
- a CDS encoding HAD family hydrolase, with translation MAQADFAVFIDRDGTINVDVDFLSSPSQLQIIPRSAEAIRELNELNIPVVVITNQSGIARGLFSEEDLKVVHQAMDTMLQTSNASILAYYYCPHHPNDGIAPYVKDCHCRKPKAGMLKDAQTKFGFNLQKSFVVGDKCIDVQTGKSVGAVSIQVATGYGVAEKDLCGDIRDYYATDLYDAVQFIKTKLNQ, from the coding sequence ATGGCTCAAGCAGACTTTGCAGTGTTTATTGATCGCGACGGAACAATCAATGTGGATGTAGATTTTCTCTCTTCCCCAAGCCAGCTTCAGATTATTCCCCGAAGCGCTGAGGCAATTCGAGAATTGAACGAGCTTAATATTCCCGTTGTTGTCATCACAAATCAATCCGGCATCGCGCGTGGTTTATTTTCCGAGGAAGATCTGAAGGTTGTGCATCAAGCAATGGATACCATGCTGCAAACATCAAACGCATCCATACTCGCATATTATTATTGCCCGCATCACCCAAATGATGGAATAGCACCGTACGTAAAAGATTGTCATTGCCGAAAACCAAAAGCAGGAATGCTGAAGGACGCACAAACCAAATTCGGTTTTAATCTACAAAAATCATTCGTTGTTGGAGACAAGTGTATCGATGTCCAAACCGGAAAATCTGTCGGAGCGGTTTCTATCCAGGTTGCAACGGGATACGGAGTTGCTGAAAAAGATCTTTGCGGAGATATCCGCGATTACTACGCGACGGATCTCTATGATGCCGTACAATTTATTAAAACAAAATTGAATCAATGA
- a CDS encoding C40 family peptidase, whose translation MKKFILFVIITIVLFGCAEKPAQVKVFSSIIQLQKKYAPDKRVAVFTVKAYEQGDKIVAVGEVEQKEAKQEVLESLAVEQKQIIDSIVVLPDETLGEKRWGIITVSVANMRSERGEDAELSSQVLLGTIVKILKRKGGWIYVQSPDKYLGWADPDQMIIVPETKAKDWNDVKKLFVTNYFGFVLQNPSSQAFPVCDITGGALLANLGREGDWMRVGLADGRSGYVLRSSVIDYELWGKTLTPVAEKIEQTSKYLLGVPYLWGGTSPKGVDCSGFTKTVFLLNGQMLHRDANQQAEQGDPIEPGKDFENLKKGDLLFYGRKRTEEKSERIVHVGIYLGNREYIHSSGKVRINSFDPTSPIYDEANLRRFVRARRVIASRPQVAEIKTQ comes from the coding sequence ATGAAAAAATTTATACTGTTTGTTATCATTACGATTGTCCTATTTGGCTGCGCTGAAAAACCGGCTCAAGTAAAAGTATTTAGCTCGATAATTCAACTACAGAAAAAGTATGCGCCAGACAAACGAGTTGCTGTTTTTACGGTGAAAGCATATGAACAAGGTGATAAGATTGTTGCTGTGGGGGAAGTTGAACAAAAAGAGGCAAAACAAGAGGTGTTGGAATCGCTGGCAGTGGAGCAGAAACAAATTATCGACAGTATCGTTGTTCTTCCCGATGAAACGCTTGGAGAAAAACGATGGGGAATTATTACAGTCAGTGTTGCAAATATGCGCAGTGAACGGGGGGAAGATGCAGAATTGAGTTCGCAGGTGCTACTCGGAACAATTGTGAAAATATTGAAACGCAAAGGGGGTTGGATTTACGTTCAGTCTCCAGACAAATATCTGGGGTGGGCTGATCCTGATCAAATGATTATAGTTCCCGAGACGAAAGCAAAGGATTGGAATGACGTAAAAAAACTTTTTGTTACCAATTATTTCGGTTTTGTGTTACAAAACCCATCTTCACAAGCATTTCCTGTATGCGATATTACCGGTGGAGCGCTTCTTGCGAATCTTGGAAGAGAGGGAGATTGGATGAGAGTTGGTTTAGCGGATGGTCGGTCTGGGTACGTTCTACGCTCATCTGTTATCGATTATGAACTATGGGGTAAAACGTTGACTCCGGTTGCAGAAAAAATTGAACAAACGAGTAAATATCTTCTTGGAGTTCCGTATCTCTGGGGAGGAACATCTCCGAAAGGGGTGGATTGTTCCGGATTTACAAAAACAGTGTTTTTGTTGAACGGTCAAATGTTACACCGGGATGCAAACCAACAGGCAGAACAAGGTGATCCGATTGAGCCAGGGAAAGATTTTGAAAATCTGAAAAAGGGCGATCTGTTATTCTATGGAAGAAAACGAACAGAAGAAAAGAGTGAACGGATTGTTCATGTGGGAATCTATCTTGGAAACAGAGAATATATTCACTCATCTGGTAAAGTGCGCATCAACAGTTTTGATCCGACCTCCCCAATTTATGATGAAGCAAACCTAAGACGTTTTGTTCGTGCACGGAGAGTAATCGCTTCAAGACCCCAAGTAGCTGAAATAAAAACACAATAA
- the glgA gene encoding glycogen synthase GlgA, protein MSKPLNILFITSEAEPFSKTGGLADVSSALPKMIRELGHDIRIMTPRYGTISERKFKLHDVIRLKEIQIPVGTEQKVASVNSSFISSLKAKVQVYFLANKDMYYRAGLYTDPKTNKDYPDNDERFIFFCRGVLETLKKLGWQPDIIHCNDWQTGLIPAYMKTLYKDEPTFKNIKTVFTIHNLGYQGAFSDKSFDKTGLPGTEFTHEGVEFYGKLNFMKAGLVYSDIITTVSEKYAQEITTNEEFGAGMEGILKKRKKDLFGIINGIDYTVWNPETDPAIDQRYDIQSLEGKEQNKMALCEKFGLQYKEGIPIIGCITRLVDQKGIDLIKDIADDMMKLDVQFIMIGLGEKRYHEYFESLKKKYPKKAGITFGMNEEIAHLIEAGSDMYLMPSRYEPCGLNQLYSLKYGTVPIVRATGGLDDTIQDVGASGNGTGFKFQKYDGKELLKTIQRAVKMYGDQKTWQKVMRNGMAKDFSWESSAKKYINLYRSLLK, encoded by the coding sequence ATGTCGAAACCCCTTAATATCCTCTTTATTACCAGCGAAGCAGAACCTTTTTCAAAAACCGGCGGATTAGCAGACGTATCAAGTGCACTTCCAAAAATGATTCGGGAATTGGGACATGATATCCGAATTATGACACCGAGATATGGAACGATCAGTGAGCGAAAATTCAAACTCCACGATGTCATTCGTCTCAAAGAAATACAAATCCCGGTTGGGACCGAACAAAAAGTGGCGAGTGTTAACTCCTCCTTTATTTCCAGCTTGAAAGCAAAAGTACAGGTCTATTTCCTTGCGAATAAGGATATGTATTATCGCGCTGGTTTATATACGGATCCGAAAACGAATAAGGATTATCCCGATAATGACGAGCGATTCATATTCTTCTGTCGCGGTGTGCTGGAAACCCTCAAAAAACTTGGTTGGCAGCCGGATATTATCCATTGCAACGACTGGCAGACGGGTCTCATTCCTGCGTACATGAAGACGCTCTATAAAGATGAACCAACTTTTAAGAATATTAAAACTGTCTTTACGATTCATAATCTTGGATACCAAGGCGCTTTTTCCGATAAATCGTTTGATAAAACCGGTCTTCCGGGAACAGAATTTACCCACGAAGGAGTTGAGTTCTACGGAAAATTGAACTTTATGAAGGCGGGACTCGTCTATTCTGACATCATCACCACGGTAAGTGAAAAATATGCTCAAGAAATCACCACCAATGAAGAATTTGGTGCGGGTATGGAAGGAATTCTAAAAAAACGGAAAAAAGATCTTTTTGGCATTATCAACGGAATCGACTATACCGTTTGGAATCCTGAAACGGATCCTGCCATCGATCAGCGTTACGACATCCAGTCTCTGGAAGGCAAAGAACAGAACAAGATGGCGTTGTGTGAAAAGTTCGGTCTTCAGTATAAAGAAGGTATTCCGATTATCGGTTGTATTACTCGATTGGTGGATCAAAAAGGTATTGACCTTATTAAAGATATCGCTGATGATATGATGAAACTTGATGTTCAATTCATTATGATCGGATTAGGCGAAAAACGATATCATGAATATTTTGAATCCTTAAAAAAGAAATATCCCAAAAAAGCTGGTATCACATTCGGTATGAACGAAGAGATCGCCCATTTAATCGAAGCTGGTAGCGATATGTACCTTATGCCATCGCGTTACGAACCGTGCGGATTAAATCAACTTTATAGTTTGAAATACGGAACAGTGCCCATCGTTCGTGCAACGGGCGGACTTGATGATACGATTCAGGATGTCGGTGCGAGCGGCAACGGCACCGGATTCAAATTCCAAAAATATGACGGCAAAGAATTGCTGAAGACAATTCAACGCGCCGTAAAGATGTACGGTGATCAAAAGACATGGCAGAAAGTAATGCGTAACGGAATGGCAAAAGATTTTTCATGGGAATCATCTGCAAAAAAATATATCAACTTGTATCGTAGTTTGTTGAAATAG
- the rpiB gene encoding ribose 5-phosphate isomerase B, translated as MIAIASDHAGFHYKENVKVLLKSMNLEFKDFGTLTTDSVDYPDFAHAAAEAISIGQCDQGIIVCGSGIGVSIVANKHKGVRAAACESVTAAELSRKHNNANVLCFGERLVGWGVAEDMIKVFLNTNFEAGRHTRRVEKIHSLTGR; from the coding sequence ATGATAGCCATTGCAAGCGACCATGCCGGATTCCATTATAAAGAGAACGTGAAAGTCCTTTTAAAATCCATGAATCTCGAATTCAAGGATTTTGGAACCCTTACAACAGATTCGGTTGATTACCCCGATTTCGCCCATGCCGCCGCTGAAGCAATTTCCATTGGACAATGTGATCAAGGGATTATCGTTTGCGGCTCCGGTATCGGTGTTTCCATTGTGGCAAACAAACATAAAGGGGTTCGCGCAGCAGCATGCGAATCCGTTACTGCCGCAGAACTCTCCCGCAAACATAACAACGCCAATGTGCTCTGCTTCGGCGAACGACTTGTCGGCTGGGGTGTTGCGGAAGATATGATTAAAGTGTTTCTCAATACGAATTTTGAAGCGGGACGTCATACCCGAAGAGTTGAAAAAATCCACTCATTAACAGGGCGCTAA
- a CDS encoding EVE domain-containing protein, protein MKYFLLKTEPTEYSFDDLVKDKKTVWSGVSAAPALKHIRSMEKGDIAFVYHTGDEKQIVGIAKIVSNPYPDPKEKDEKLVVVDIQAQEKLKHPVTLTTIKSIKALATMPLVRIGRLSVQPVTKTEWDMIIAMSKNS, encoded by the coding sequence ATGAAATACTTCTTGCTGAAAACTGAACCGACGGAATATTCTTTTGATGACCTTGTTAAGGATAAGAAGACTGTTTGGAGCGGAGTCTCCGCTGCCCCAGCGTTAAAACATATACGTTCTATGGAAAAAGGGGATATCGCATTCGTCTATCATACGGGAGATGAAAAACAGATTGTCGGGATCGCCAAGATTGTTTCAAATCCATATCCTGATCCAAAAGAAAAGGACGAAAAATTGGTTGTGGTGGACATTCAAGCCCAAGAAAAATTGAAACACCCTGTTACTCTTACAACAATCAAAAGTATAAAAGCATTGGCGACAATGCCATTAGTTCGTATCGGACGACTCTCAGTTCAGCCTGTTACGAAAACTGAATGGGATATGATTATTGCCATGAGTAAAAATTCCTAA
- a CDS encoding helix-hairpin-helix domain-containing protein has translation MQKLPLQYLFIDFNAFFASVEQQENPKLRGKPVVVLPVMAENTACIAASYEAKKFGIKTGTSAKEARKLCPDVIVLPARPPLYVQYHHQLINAVESCIPVHQVKSIDEMACVLTGSQQKKENAVVLAHKIKETISRTVGEHMRASIGIAPNTFLAKTASDMQKPNGLVVIEEIDLPTILFRLELQDLTGIGRNMTKRLYRNGIYTVEQLCNAEREQLRTVWSGIEGDRMYDRLRGIEPVTPESHHTTVGHSHMLTPQERNTDGAEAVLHRMLQKSAMRLRNMKYIARKMYVGIRYYDNKSWSGEIVFSETADTLVLTQALIKVLDKKPVFQESPLQVSVTLLNITPEEDHTPSMFENEDRSSALNTAVDELNLRFGKTALYYGAAHSALESSPARIAFHHIPDIEIEDGKGGRPKKKKKKEKDDTKSGSLDEIDPA, from the coding sequence ATGCAAAAACTGCCGCTTCAATATCTGTTCATAGACTTCAACGCATTCTTCGCATCCGTCGAACAACAAGAAAATCCGAAACTGAGAGGTAAGCCAGTTGTTGTTCTTCCGGTGATGGCGGAGAACACGGCGTGTATTGCGGCGAGTTATGAAGCAAAGAAATTTGGTATTAAAACCGGTACGTCTGCAAAAGAAGCTCGTAAACTTTGTCCCGATGTGATTGTCTTGCCTGCCCGTCCTCCGTTATATGTGCAATACCATCATCAGCTCATCAATGCAGTGGAATCCTGTATTCCGGTGCACCAAGTAAAATCGATTGATGAAATGGCATGCGTATTGACAGGATCCCAACAAAAGAAAGAAAATGCCGTTGTACTTGCGCATAAAATCAAAGAAACTATATCACGCACTGTGGGTGAACATATGCGCGCATCTATCGGCATTGCTCCAAATACTTTTCTTGCAAAAACAGCATCGGACATGCAAAAACCGAACGGACTGGTTGTGATTGAGGAAATAGACCTTCCCACTATTCTTTTTCGTTTGGAATTACAAGATCTAACAGGTATCGGCAGGAACATGACGAAACGGCTCTATCGTAATGGAATCTATACTGTGGAACAATTGTGTAATGCAGAACGCGAACAGCTACGAACTGTCTGGAGCGGTATCGAAGGGGATCGGATGTATGACCGATTGCGAGGCATTGAACCCGTCACACCGGAATCGCATCATACAACAGTTGGTCATTCGCACATGTTGACACCGCAAGAACGAAATACCGATGGAGCGGAGGCGGTACTGCATCGCATGCTGCAAAAATCTGCAATGCGGCTGCGAAATATGAAATACATAGCCCGTAAGATGTATGTCGGCATCCGGTATTATGACAATAAAAGTTGGAGTGGAGAAATAGTTTTTTCAGAAACTGCTGATACGCTGGTACTGACACAAGCGTTGATCAAAGTCCTGGATAAGAAACCGGTCTTTCAAGAGTCTCCGCTGCAGGTATCCGTAACGCTTTTGAATATCACTCCTGAAGAAGATCATACTCCGTCGATGTTTGAAAATGAAGATCGTTCGTCAGCACTAAATACAGCTGTCGATGAGTTGAATCTTCGGTTTGGAAAGACGGCATTGTATTATGGCGCCGCACACTCCGCATTAGAATCGTCTCCGGCAAGAATTGCATTTCATCATATTCCCGATATAGAAATTGAAGATGGCAAGGGAGGAAGGCCAAAAAAGAAAAAGAAAAAAGAAAAGGATGATACCAAATCAGGGTCATTGGATGAGATTGATCCTGCGTAA
- the glyA gene encoding serine hydroxymethyltransferase: MNNIKQFDPEIYSAIKNEQHRQNTKLELIASENFVSQAVLEAAGTVLTNKYAEGYPGKRYYGGCEYVDVVENIARDRVKQLFGAEYANVQPHSGSQANTAVYFTFIKPGDKVLGMNLSHGGHLTHGAAVNFSGQLYNFSAYGVKKETGFIDYNEVEDVAKREKPKLITVGASAYSRNIDYKKFREIADKVGAFLFADIAHPAGLIAADLLNDPIPHCHVVTSTTHKTLRGPRGGIILVGKDYENPFGIVAPKSGRKKMISELLDSMVIPGIQGGPLMHIIAAKAIAFKEALQPEFKVYAQQIINNAQSLAAHLMSKGYMICSNGTDNHLMLLDLRNKNVTGKDAQEALDEAGITVNKNGVPFDDKSPLITSGIRIGTPALTTRGMKENDMKIVGDLIDEVLRNVGKADVYESVKKKVADLCSGFPLYKDLQ, from the coding sequence ATGAACAATATTAAACAATTTGATCCAGAGATCTATTCTGCAATTAAAAACGAGCAACACCGACAAAATACAAAACTTGAATTGATCGCATCAGAAAATTTTGTCTCACAAGCCGTTCTGGAAGCGGCAGGGACCGTGCTGACGAATAAGTACGCTGAAGGATATCCCGGTAAACGATATTATGGCGGATGCGAATATGTGGACGTGGTGGAAAATATTGCACGTGATCGAGTGAAGCAATTGTTTGGAGCTGAATATGCGAACGTTCAACCACATTCCGGCTCACAGGCAAATACCGCTGTCTATTTCACGTTCATTAAACCTGGGGACAAAGTTCTTGGTATGAACTTGTCACACGGAGGCCATTTAACACACGGCGCCGCAGTGAATTTTTCCGGGCAGTTATACAATTTTTCTGCATACGGTGTAAAAAAAGAGACTGGTTTTATCGATTACAACGAAGTGGAAGATGTTGCAAAACGGGAAAAACCAAAACTGATTACTGTTGGTGCAAGTGCATATTCCAGAAACATCGATTATAAAAAATTCCGGGAAATTGCCGACAAAGTGGGTGCCTTCTTATTTGCTGATATTGCACACCCTGCCGGCCTCATCGCCGCAGATCTGCTGAACGATCCGATTCCACATTGCCATGTTGTTACTTCTACTACACACAAGACATTGCGTGGACCACGCGGCGGAATTATACTTGTCGGAAAAGATTATGAAAACCCGTTTGGCATTGTCGCTCCGAAATCCGGCAGAAAAAAAATGATCTCTGAATTGCTCGATTCAATGGTTATCCCCGGCATTCAGGGGGGACCACTTATGCATATTATCGCTGCTAAAGCAATCGCGTTCAAAGAAGCACTGCAGCCGGAATTTAAAGTGTATGCACAGCAGATTATCAACAATGCTCAATCTCTTGCCGCACATTTAATGTCAAAAGGATATATGATTTGTTCCAATGGAACGGATAATCATTTGATGTTGCTGGATCTTCGAAACAAAAATGTCACAGGAAAAGATGCTCAGGAAGCATTGGATGAAGCAGGAATTACCGTTAATAAAAATGGAGTACCGTTTGATGACAAGTCACCGCTCATCACAAGCGGTATCCGCATCGGAACACCGGCATTAACTACACGCGGGATGAAAGAGAATGACATGAAGATCGTCGGAGATCTGATTGATGAAGTGTTGCGCAATGTCGGAAAAGCAGATGTGTATGAATCCGTTAAGAAAAAAGTCGCCGATCTTTGCAGCGGTTTTCCTTTGTATAAAGACTTACAATAA
- a CDS encoding polyprenyl synthetase family protein yields the protein MALAISHSLDDIKAPVEKEIKEFSGFFKNAMRSNVSLVDTIARYIVKQKGKRIRPIIVFLCAKACGTINQSTFRGATLVEILHTATLVHDDVVDDADTRRGLASINAVWKNKVAVLMGDYLLSTGLMISLNHNDVYFLKVTSDSVRRMSEGEILQIQKSRELDIDEATYLKIISNKTASLLSTCSEIGAASVTEDPVMRQLMKDYGENVGMAFQIRDDILDFTSRKSILGKPIGGDMKEKKITLPLLYALKQSPKQDARKVLKMIKSGATGKDVEFIVDFVQRNGGIHYAEQRAHEFGNAARECLRTLQPSDAKKSLELFIDFVMEREK from the coding sequence ATGGCATTGGCAATATCACATTCGCTTGACGACATTAAGGCACCGGTAGAAAAAGAGATTAAAGAATTTTCGGGGTTCTTCAAAAATGCTATGCGTTCGAACGTTTCCCTGGTTGATACCATCGCGCGATATATCGTTAAACAAAAAGGAAAACGGATTCGTCCGATCATCGTATTCCTTTGCGCAAAAGCATGCGGTACGATCAATCAAAGTACTTTTCGCGGAGCTACATTAGTAGAGATCCTTCACACTGCCACGCTCGTTCATGATGATGTAGTGGATGACGCTGATACTCGGCGTGGACTAGCATCGATTAATGCAGTATGGAAAAACAAAGTAGCTGTACTGATGGGAGATTATCTCCTTTCGACCGGATTAATGATCTCGCTGAATCACAATGATGTTTATTTCCTCAAAGTAACTTCAGATTCCGTCCGCAGAATGAGCGAGGGGGAAATCCTCCAAATTCAAAAAAGCCGTGAATTGGATATTGATGAAGCAACATATTTGAAGATTATTTCCAACAAAACCGCCTCACTTCTTTCCACATGCTCTGAAATCGGCGCGGCAAGTGTTACAGAAGATCCAGTGATGAGACAATTGATGAAGGACTACGGAGAGAATGTCGGTATGGCATTCCAAATCCGCGATGACATCCTCGATTTTACATCGAGAAAAAGCATCCTGGGAAAACCGATCGGCGGTGATATGAAAGAGAAAAAGATTACGCTGCCGCTACTGTATGCCTTGAAACAATCACCCAAACAAGATGCACGCAAAGTGTTGAAGATGATTAAAAGCGGGGCAACGGGAAAAGATGTGGAGTTCATCGTCGATTTCGTCCAACGCAATGGCGGAATTCACTATGCAGAACAGCGCGCGCACGAATTCGGCAATGCTGCTAGAGAGTGCCTACGCACCCTCCAACCATCCGACGCAAAAAAATCACTCGAACTCTTTATTGATTTTGTGATGGAACGAGAGAAATAA